Proteins found in one Brevibacillus brevis genomic segment:
- a CDS encoding phage tail protein, translated as MFGNENPYYTNLRFRVDFLPFGLEMDGIWVAGFSEVSGLAVETELEEYQEGGVNHFVHKLPKRSKFPNLVFKRGFVRSNELWRWYEDFHFGPPEKRKRKQGAIILMDPNGNDVGAWAFEGAYPVKWVGPEFRATHGEVAVETLEIVHHGLKSYF; from the coding sequence GTGTTCGGCAATGAGAATCCATATTACACCAACCTCCGATTTCGTGTGGACTTTCTTCCGTTTGGATTGGAGATGGATGGTATCTGGGTTGCTGGATTTAGTGAAGTGTCCGGATTGGCGGTTGAAACAGAGCTGGAGGAATACCAGGAGGGCGGCGTGAATCATTTCGTCCACAAGCTGCCGAAACGCAGCAAGTTTCCCAATCTGGTCTTCAAACGGGGGTTTGTGAGATCAAACGAGCTGTGGAGATGGTATGAGGACTTCCACTTTGGCCCGCCAGAAAAGCGCAAGCGCAAGCAAGGGGCAATCATTCTTATGGACCCAAACGGAAACGACGTGGGGGCTTGGGCATTTGAAGGGGCGTATCCGGTCAAGTGGGTTGGACCGGAGTTCCGGGCCACGCATGGAGAAGTGGCGGTCGAGACATTGGAAATCGTGCACCACGGCTTAAAATCGTATTTTTAA
- a CDS encoding phage late control D family protein, whose amino-acid sequence MSELKLTTDRHSFDDLRQTYNNFHSPALEILVGGKKLISQVGVAITKATINSSLEGKADTFSFSVTNAFDTAAWEFRWVDDYLVPGNEIEIQMGYGTELSSLFYGHITAVSFACEETPTITVKGMDKSFLLMVDNKSTSWNKKKYSDVVKELGQKYGLSTHVDDTVQTIETITKTVAETDFQFINRLAKICNYDFFIVGKNLYFRKPLSNTTPVLTLIWGVSLRSFSVDVNIASQASSYTVRWVDKDKTTVLQEAKATSADIGKLGTNSKTSADLLRAIGDYFDKYESTKKLDSPEEIKAVAKARLNQLAMNLLDGNCEAIGLPEIRAGRYITLEGMGKKLSQPYYITSVTHTIDVASGYVTTFQVKGNTI is encoded by the coding sequence ATGAGCGAATTGAAATTGACGACAGACCGCCATTCCTTCGATGACCTGCGCCAAACGTACAACAACTTTCATTCCCCAGCCCTGGAAATACTCGTTGGAGGGAAAAAGCTGATCAGCCAGGTAGGTGTCGCCATTACCAAAGCAACGATCAACTCTAGCTTGGAAGGCAAAGCAGATACGTTTTCGTTTTCAGTAACCAATGCTTTTGATACGGCAGCGTGGGAGTTCCGCTGGGTAGATGACTATTTGGTTCCTGGCAACGAAATTGAAATTCAGATGGGCTATGGAACCGAGCTATCCAGTCTCTTTTACGGACACATTACAGCCGTTTCGTTTGCATGCGAGGAGACGCCTACCATAACGGTAAAAGGGATGGACAAATCGTTCCTGCTTATGGTCGATAACAAGTCTACCTCCTGGAATAAAAAGAAATACAGTGATGTCGTGAAAGAGCTGGGACAAAAATACGGCTTGTCAACGCATGTGGATGATACGGTTCAGACAATCGAGACCATTACCAAGACAGTGGCCGAGACTGACTTTCAGTTTATCAATCGTCTTGCGAAAATTTGTAACTACGACTTTTTTATCGTCGGGAAGAACTTGTATTTCCGTAAGCCACTGAGCAACACGACGCCGGTCCTTACCTTGATCTGGGGAGTTTCCTTGCGCAGCTTTTCCGTCGATGTGAACATTGCTTCTCAAGCCTCCTCCTATACGGTGCGATGGGTAGACAAGGACAAAACAACGGTGCTCCAGGAAGCGAAAGCAACGAGCGCAGATATCGGGAAGCTCGGGACCAATTCGAAGACAAGCGCTGATCTGCTACGAGCAATCGGTGATTATTTTGATAAATACGAGTCTACGAAAAAGCTGGACTCACCTGAGGAGATAAAGGCGGTCGCCAAGGCACGCCTGAATCAACTCGCCATGAACCTTCTCGACGGCAACTGCGAGGCCATCGGTTTGCCAGAAATTCGTGCTGGCCGCTATATCACACTAGAGGGCATGGGGAAAAAGCTGAGTCAGCCATATTACATCACATCTGTTACACACACCATCGATGTGGCATCTGGCTATGTCACGACGTTTCAAGTGAAGGGAAATACGATATGA
- a CDS encoding phage baseplate assembly protein V — protein MSFDHWFYQDEITEEERAKIHGVIVGIVTNNEDPEKLSRVKLKLPLVDNERETDWVRIATLFAGKDRGSLFIPEVGDEVLVAFHWGDVREPFVIGMLWNKENKGPEMAEKNNIRKITTRAGHEVIFGDDPNDGKITIATKKGQQVELSDKDESIVLTESSGNNQIAIKGGSTNEVTVKSGSSTITLNAKGQVIIQSDTSLTIKSTQLNLEAQGAMSIKAGASLNIKSDGIVAINGSVIKLN, from the coding sequence ATGAGCTTTGATCATTGGTTCTACCAGGATGAAATAACAGAAGAAGAACGGGCAAAAATCCATGGTGTCATTGTCGGGATTGTGACGAACAACGAAGACCCGGAAAAGCTCTCGCGTGTGAAGCTGAAGCTGCCTTTGGTTGATAACGAGCGGGAGACAGATTGGGTGCGAATTGCCACGCTTTTTGCAGGAAAAGATCGCGGCAGCCTGTTTATTCCGGAGGTAGGCGACGAGGTGTTGGTCGCTTTTCACTGGGGAGATGTACGCGAACCATTTGTGATTGGGATGTTATGGAATAAGGAAAACAAAGGTCCGGAAATGGCGGAGAAAAACAACATCCGAAAAATCACGACCCGTGCAGGCCATGAAGTGATTTTCGGCGATGATCCGAATGACGGGAAGATCACGATTGCCACGAAAAAAGGACAACAGGTGGAACTGTCGGACAAGGATGAGAGTATTGTGCTTACGGAGAGCAGTGGAAACAACCAAATCGCTATTAAAGGCGGTAGCACCAATGAAGTTACGGTGAAGAGCGGCTCAAGTACGATTACGTTGAATGCAAAAGGGCAAGTGATCATTCAGTCAGACACATCGCTGACAATCAAGTCCACCCAGTTGAATCTGGAGGCGCAGGGAGCCATGTCGATTAAAGCAGGAGCGTCTCTGAACATCAAATCTGACGGCATTGTTGCCATCAACGGCTCGGTGATCAAATTGAATTAA
- a CDS encoding phage tail protein, translating into MNRFFSLNNPSDWQRGAWYNLHVSNEGIALNKSPEYVIDHVHQAGTTHHSRLLDFAMARVGSLLWLDESGQITHYDDSNNFKETVFRAGRGLFSRDSFLVADDEYVYIIDPEARRKVGAYSIANGQCVWSWEEGEEPRLFPLDAGLDGEGCLYIATPVVVDGDNARKEIAAGTQVIVLRLNRAGKVDATYVHEELKVTETSALREIRRRRLFRLSVAETGMAYLFLAQTNQVFRFSSEGADVCTLAIPSGTKPAGFAVGPGPILYVGDSRSIDSAHDHTRFILRFQPTGEALAPLTNYHGRADKLVFDHQQRLYVWDAQKNVLTMMRLVSRTSNLDATGIPMGIYFSRALDSTEFETVWHKFTLEADIPEETQLLISTFSSDRKEQVIDGAVRNLDDFLLEPGMDWKTKLQRTATLWSEPVINASDALFHSAQGRYLWLKIEWLGTDRHSPLLRQMRIYSPRDTFLRYLPATYQSEPASADFLERFLSLFGTFYLELEEQIDTISRLFDPDTTPGEFVPWLASWLGMGREEHWTEAQRRELIRRAPELYAEQGTRAGLEKMVQLYTGERPMIVEYFQIRDMKAIPELHELISSLYMDHPYQFCLIVSQECAKTEREQSVLQKILEDQKPAFTEAKLIVLRPGIYADLHSYVGINSYLTEPSFLTLDQNLSMPYNTVLSGKDRSRRIDYDTRIGLDAELE; encoded by the coding sequence ATGAATCGTTTCTTTTCCCTGAACAATCCGTCCGATTGGCAGCGGGGGGCCTGGTATAACCTTCACGTCTCCAACGAGGGGATCGCGCTGAATAAATCGCCCGAATATGTGATCGATCATGTGCATCAGGCTGGGACGACACATCACTCTCGACTCTTGGATTTTGCCATGGCACGCGTTGGTTCGTTGCTTTGGCTGGATGAAAGCGGGCAGATCACGCATTACGATGACAGCAACAACTTCAAGGAGACGGTGTTTCGGGCTGGACGCGGGTTGTTTTCCAGAGATTCGTTTCTCGTCGCTGACGATGAATACGTGTACATCATCGACCCCGAGGCGAGGCGAAAAGTCGGAGCGTATTCCATAGCCAATGGCCAGTGCGTTTGGAGCTGGGAAGAGGGGGAGGAACCGCGGCTTTTTCCTTTGGATGCAGGGCTGGATGGAGAAGGATGTCTTTACATCGCGACACCTGTGGTCGTAGATGGAGACAATGCACGGAAGGAAATCGCAGCGGGAACACAAGTCATCGTCCTTCGGCTGAATCGGGCAGGCAAAGTGGACGCTACATACGTGCATGAGGAATTGAAAGTAACAGAGACATCTGCACTCCGTGAGATCAGGCGAAGAAGGTTGTTTCGTCTGTCCGTTGCCGAAACGGGCATGGCCTATCTATTTTTGGCACAGACGAATCAAGTGTTTCGGTTCTCTTCGGAAGGCGCCGATGTGTGCACTCTGGCGATTCCGTCAGGCACCAAGCCCGCGGGATTTGCAGTGGGTCCAGGTCCCATCCTCTATGTGGGTGATAGTCGTTCCATCGATTCGGCCCATGATCATACCCGATTCATTTTGCGTTTTCAACCTACGGGAGAAGCACTTGCGCCATTGACCAATTACCACGGTCGAGCAGACAAGCTTGTTTTTGATCACCAGCAACGATTGTACGTTTGGGATGCGCAGAAAAATGTTCTGACTATGATGAGGCTCGTCTCGCGGACGTCCAACCTGGATGCGACGGGAATACCGATGGGCATCTACTTCTCCCGTGCATTGGATAGCACGGAATTTGAAACGGTGTGGCATAAATTCACGCTGGAAGCAGACATACCGGAAGAAACGCAGTTACTCATCTCGACGTTTTCTTCTGATCGAAAAGAGCAGGTGATTGATGGAGCCGTACGCAATCTGGATGATTTTTTGCTGGAACCCGGCATGGACTGGAAAACCAAGCTGCAACGGACGGCTACTCTATGGTCAGAGCCGGTAATCAATGCTTCAGATGCACTGTTTCATTCCGCACAAGGCCGCTATTTATGGCTCAAAATCGAATGGCTCGGTACTGACCGCCACTCGCCGCTCCTCAGGCAAATGCGGATTTACTCGCCGCGCGACACATTTTTGCGTTATCTGCCAGCGACTTATCAAAGTGAACCTGCCAGTGCTGATTTCTTGGAGCGCTTCCTCTCCCTTTTCGGGACGTTTTACTTGGAGCTGGAGGAACAGATTGATACCATCTCACGTTTGTTCGATCCTGATACGACACCTGGAGAGTTCGTCCCTTGGCTCGCTTCCTGGTTAGGGATGGGCAGGGAAGAGCATTGGACAGAGGCACAGCGCCGAGAGCTGATTCGTCGCGCACCGGAGCTGTACGCAGAGCAGGGTACTCGTGCGGGATTGGAAAAGATGGTACAGCTGTATACCGGGGAGCGCCCGATGATCGTTGAGTATTTTCAAATCAGGGACATGAAGGCGATTCCGGAGCTGCACGAGCTAATCTCTTCCTTGTACATGGATCATCCGTATCAATTTTGCCTGATCGTTTCGCAGGAATGCGCGAAAACAGAGCGAGAGCAGTCGGTTCTGCAAAAGATTTTGGAAGATCAAAAGCCTGCTTTTACAGAGGCGAAGCTCATCGTCCTGCGACCGGGCATCTACGCCGACCTCCATAGCTACGTAGGAATTAATTCTTATTTGACGGAGCCGTCGTTCCTTACGCTTGATCAAAATTTATCCATGCCGTACAACACGGTGCTAAGCGGAAAGGACCGCAGCAGACGAATCGATTATGACACGAGGATTGGCCTGGATGCAGAGCTGGAGTAA
- a CDS encoding CIS tube protein yields the protein MMGQEKKAKILVDRNGQGDFKESISVLFNPSEYKVDASNNYSWQKILGQSVPVGMFTSGDIETLSVDLFFDTYEAGVDVRAFTNQVLGLMAVEKKISTPPLCKFVWDSFQFTGVVEKVSQRFTMFLDQGTPVRATLGVTFKGTSVKKSADDIGAAREKVAQQTVNQGDQLYLMAYRSYNDASKWRNIANANRIDNPRLLKPATTLHVPLVR from the coding sequence ATGATGGGTCAGGAGAAAAAGGCCAAAATTTTAGTGGATCGCAATGGGCAAGGTGACTTCAAGGAGAGTATTTCTGTTCTCTTTAACCCTTCGGAATACAAGGTAGATGCGTCCAATAACTACTCTTGGCAAAAGATATTGGGGCAATCTGTACCAGTCGGAATGTTTACGAGCGGTGATATCGAGACATTATCGGTCGACTTGTTTTTTGATACATACGAGGCAGGAGTGGATGTGCGTGCATTCACCAATCAGGTGCTGGGACTGATGGCCGTAGAAAAGAAAATCAGTACACCACCCCTATGCAAATTCGTCTGGGACAGCTTTCAATTCACTGGTGTTGTCGAGAAGGTTTCGCAGCGATTCACGATGTTTCTCGATCAAGGCACACCGGTACGAGCCACGCTAGGCGTCACATTTAAAGGCACGAGCGTGAAAAAGTCCGCGGACGATATCGGGGCCGCAAGAGAAAAGGTCGCACAACAGACAGTCAACCAAGGAGATCAGCTGTACTTGATGGCGTATCGCTCGTACAATGATGCGTCGAAATGGCGAAACATTGCGAACGCCAATCGGATCGACAATCCCAGACTTCTAAAACCGGCTACTACCCTGCATGTGCCACTTGTGAGGTGA
- a CDS encoding putative baseplate assembly protein gives MKPPLVDPRDMQAVIRKMREMVPFYTPEWRFTPEDPDAGTALFLLFADMLMNNRDRLNQVPERNFIAFLNMLGVGMAQARPAETFLAFELSTGVQNPVWIPAGTKVSGKSALGDEVVFETDQPMLATPSLPTDLLFANGSRDFLTDVTCWLGTNTPLPLLDCQTLPNHQEHCWYLGHEDLFCLGESASIQLTMVSNQERYLESLLTEKLANPELVEWTYQSEGEWVLFDKIEADLNRLRLEKKQRKKWEPSQVQGIENRWLRCRVKPGMIHEWMKNGGSTSLTQIQMKTDYLPTDDPKGLAPDMLFSNDVQVSGSGYLAFGEQLAPYGMFFLSCEEALTKPGSTVALRFRMKTVPYPATHLSQPEPKWKWIMKESSFDPPATTPVTVSKVVWEYWNGSGWMVLLSGEDREKLFAGTDSDEEIVVAFTCPDDLQPTTVQSQYGYWIRVRILQVEGLYGPNPVYMAPWLEDMRLSYSYRESLHEPEAILIQNDLDWQQPVGTGNYQGSFQPFLPPECLHPAVYFGFEQPPLQGPLSFYFSFLPMEESPGAAPVVQWEYKRGEARATTWAKLQTIDQTTGFTESGTVRFAGPFDMEKSKMFERERYWIRAVNVDNRLGGGTSDARHPVLSGFYPNTIRAIQQETIRNEMAERITEGPQAEYRLIRHPVMGEEVWVDETGFFLPSERKSWLEHPENRVELLYDSEGNEQKCWVLWKRVEHLHDSGPDDRHYCLESASGKILFGDGRHGRELPQTGLGSVRVTYKVGGGAAGNLSAGQLNQLEQSIPFVQAVSNPVPAIGGSNRELLTEALQRGPQTIKHRYRAVTAEDFEWLVREAHPGIVKVKCLPNRNNRLQKEAGHVTVIVLPAVGSFGTPFLELRRSVTNYLLTHAAATIASPERIHVREPVYLEIAVTAELAVGALEEIVEVELETLGKLARFLDPISGNLHGGGWEIGQRVHPSLLFALLKSVKGVRFVDHLTLAVFRTENGHRKEILASEYETIVHGIVTEGAHRISVRVHEG, from the coding sequence GTGAAGCCACCTTTGGTCGATCCGCGGGACATGCAGGCAGTCATCCGGAAAATGCGTGAAATGGTGCCATTCTACACACCGGAGTGGCGCTTCACTCCAGAAGATCCTGATGCGGGTACGGCATTATTTCTCCTTTTCGCAGACATGCTGATGAATAATCGTGATCGCTTGAATCAAGTGCCGGAGCGAAATTTTATCGCTTTTCTCAACATGCTTGGTGTCGGGATGGCTCAGGCAAGACCGGCAGAAACCTTTTTGGCATTTGAATTGAGTACGGGCGTGCAAAACCCAGTGTGGATTCCGGCGGGTACAAAGGTTTCGGGGAAGTCTGCCCTTGGCGATGAAGTGGTTTTTGAAACCGATCAGCCTATGCTGGCTACCCCCTCTCTCCCGACAGATTTGTTGTTTGCCAATGGCAGTCGAGACTTTTTAACAGATGTAACGTGTTGGCTTGGAACAAATACACCGCTCCCGCTATTGGACTGCCAGACTTTGCCTAATCACCAGGAGCATTGCTGGTATTTGGGGCACGAGGACTTGTTTTGTTTAGGGGAGAGTGCTTCGATCCAGCTCACGATGGTGTCCAATCAGGAACGCTATCTGGAATCCTTGCTGACCGAGAAGCTGGCGAATCCAGAGCTGGTCGAGTGGACGTATCAGTCAGAGGGCGAATGGGTTTTGTTCGACAAGATCGAAGCTGATCTAAATCGGCTGCGCTTGGAAAAAAAGCAGCGGAAAAAATGGGAGCCTAGTCAAGTGCAAGGAATCGAAAACCGTTGGCTCCGCTGTAGAGTGAAGCCAGGCATGATTCATGAGTGGATGAAAAATGGCGGGAGCACCTCTCTGACCCAAATCCAGATGAAGACGGATTATTTGCCGACAGATGATCCGAAGGGCCTTGCACCCGACATGCTTTTCTCCAATGATGTACAGGTTTCTGGGAGTGGTTACCTTGCGTTTGGCGAGCAGCTTGCACCTTATGGCATGTTTTTTTTGTCCTGTGAAGAGGCGTTGACGAAGCCTGGAAGTACGGTTGCCCTTCGTTTTCGAATGAAGACAGTGCCCTATCCCGCTACGCATCTTTCACAACCGGAACCGAAATGGAAATGGATCATGAAGGAGTCTTCCTTTGACCCTCCTGCGACGACACCCGTCACGGTCAGCAAGGTGGTATGGGAATACTGGAATGGCAGTGGATGGATGGTGCTTCTGTCAGGAGAGGATCGGGAGAAGCTGTTTGCCGGCACCGATTCGGATGAGGAGATTGTGGTTGCCTTTACGTGTCCAGATGACTTGCAGCCGACAACCGTGCAATCCCAGTATGGTTATTGGATTCGTGTGAGAATTCTTCAGGTGGAAGGCTTATACGGCCCAAATCCTGTATACATGGCCCCGTGGCTGGAAGATATGCGTCTGAGCTACTCGTACCGAGAGTCGCTGCATGAGCCGGAAGCGATTCTCATACAGAACGACTTGGATTGGCAGCAACCTGTCGGTACAGGCAATTATCAGGGGAGCTTCCAGCCGTTTTTGCCGCCCGAATGCCTGCACCCCGCCGTCTACTTTGGATTTGAGCAGCCGCCATTACAAGGACCGCTTTCTTTCTACTTTTCTTTTCTCCCAATGGAAGAATCCCCAGGGGCTGCTCCGGTAGTGCAATGGGAGTACAAGCGGGGAGAAGCAAGAGCAACGACTTGGGCCAAGCTGCAGACGATTGATCAGACCACTGGTTTTACGGAAAGTGGTACCGTGCGTTTCGCTGGTCCTTTTGATATGGAAAAAAGCAAAATGTTTGAACGGGAGCGTTATTGGATTCGCGCCGTCAACGTAGACAATCGTCTTGGAGGAGGCACTTCGGATGCACGACATCCCGTGCTAAGCGGCTTTTATCCGAATACGATACGAGCCATTCAACAGGAGACGATTCGCAATGAAATGGCAGAGCGAATAACAGAGGGGCCACAAGCCGAGTACAGATTGATCCGACATCCCGTCATGGGCGAAGAGGTATGGGTAGATGAAACAGGCTTCTTTTTGCCGAGTGAACGAAAGAGCTGGCTGGAACATCCAGAAAATCGGGTGGAGCTTCTCTATGATTCTGAAGGGAACGAACAAAAATGCTGGGTTCTGTGGAAGCGAGTAGAGCATCTGCACGATTCTGGCCCGGATGATCGCCATTACTGCTTGGAGAGTGCTAGCGGAAAAATTTTGTTTGGCGATGGCCGACACGGTAGGGAGCTTCCACAAACCGGACTCGGTTCCGTAAGGGTGACGTATAAGGTTGGTGGGGGAGCGGCAGGGAATCTTTCAGCAGGACAGTTGAATCAACTGGAACAATCGATTCCGTTTGTCCAAGCTGTCAGCAATCCGGTGCCTGCGATTGGGGGAAGTAATCGGGAATTGCTGACGGAAGCCTTGCAGCGCGGTCCTCAGACAATCAAGCATCGTTATCGAGCGGTGACGGCTGAAGATTTCGAATGGCTCGTCCGCGAAGCGCATCCGGGGATAGTCAAAGTGAAGTGTTTGCCGAATCGGAACAACCGACTGCAAAAAGAAGCAGGGCATGTCACTGTGATCGTATTGCCCGCAGTGGGAAGCTTCGGGACACCATTTTTGGAGCTCCGGCGTTCTGTCACGAACTACTTGCTTACACATGCGGCAGCGACAATAGCCTCTCCCGAACGGATTCATGTCAGGGAGCCTGTCTACTTGGAAATTGCGGTGACGGCAGAGCTGGCAGTGGGGGCTTTGGAGGAAATCGTTGAAGTGGAGCTGGAGACACTCGGCAAGCTCGCGAGATTCCTTGACCCGATTTCGGGAAATCTGCATGGTGGGGGCTGGGAAATAGGCCAGCGTGTACACCCTTCGCTCTTGTTTGCCTTGTTGAAATCCGTAAAGGGCGTCCGCTTTGTGGATCATTTGACCTTGGCTGTATTTCGAACAGAAAATGGGCACCGAAAAGAAATACTCGCTTCTGAATACGAAACGATTGTACATGGGATCGTCACAGAGGGAGCACATCGAATCAGCGTCCGCGTTCACGAAGGCTAG
- a CDS encoding GPW/gp25 family protein — MQQPFGEKGWKFPIQVDQATGRIRLSDYEDDIAEAIRIILSTAKGERVMRPKFGSGLQGFMFDGTDGTSLALLQSDIAEAIMIWEPRVRDVQVEAKVDKTHSETVNVTISYTVRATNKGYQLLYPVHRLDPRG, encoded by the coding sequence ATGCAGCAGCCATTCGGTGAAAAAGGATGGAAGTTCCCTATTCAGGTGGATCAGGCTACAGGCCGTATTCGCTTGTCCGACTACGAGGATGACATCGCTGAAGCGATACGCATCATTCTTTCCACAGCAAAGGGTGAGCGTGTGATGCGACCGAAATTCGGGAGCGGATTGCAAGGTTTTATGTTTGATGGCACGGATGGAACGAGCCTAGCTTTGCTCCAATCAGACATCGCAGAAGCGATCATGATCTGGGAACCGCGTGTGCGGGATGTCCAAGTGGAGGCCAAGGTCGACAAGACTCATTCCGAAACGGTGAATGTTACGATCAGCTATACCGTACGTGCGACAAACAAAGGCTATCAGCTGTTGTATCCTGTCCATCGTCTCGATCCACGTGGATAG
- a CDS encoding putative baseplate assembly protein, with protein MLPSKNLDDRHFEEIVEQAKNAIPKLQPEWGDHRHHDPGITLLEMFAWLMEMQQYYLNRITEKNERKFLQLMGVHPKNQSCAMTDVTFFDVSEEAILPEKTRLFAGNLPFETEHSLVLVPASLERVLVHTESGTTDVSSSNAHNGVSYYAFGQEPKTGNKIYLGFDRPLPVGKAVSIGLRLFEDYPVPIAPLTPTSLFVPSASLEWEYYGQNERTQEMGWSPLPPISDETMNLSFSGRVLIELEGTMKPLMLYPANDRPRFWLCATLRAGRFELAPRMEKIELNTVSVIQRETFSQVWEFDGTGQADQTIVLSSSLSYDGTVEVQYKKGQYWQSGWDQDEPDQADTGVFSFRVSRDPEQGTKMIRFGSATPEGRKNIRVIAYRSDFAGQRFIGESSGLPHQVFRLNVQSILPETFVIQVARQDEGSPLPVWEDWSLVTDFDRSGPQDRHFMLIDADGAEIAFGNNEHGAIPERLEGMAGIRIISCQTGQGARGNVQGGQITRFLPLARQRTIAQVTNPRPACGGSERETIDEAKRRMRTEWKKPQRAVTAEDYEAIALSTPGLRVARAKAIPLYKVGEMGASEQNAAAQMTVVIVPFSDQPTPLPSEGFLCTVRHHLEQRRLLTTEVHVAAPAYIKVTVFATIMVEPAFADKKQVVLQALQRYLTPLDLHNPSTHQGKGWEFGRPVYKSDLYEVLNQIEGVLYVTDLWVSAEGTGIVRDEGGDIEIPRHALVYSGEHVLELVLDRER; from the coding sequence ATGCTTCCATCCAAGAATCTGGATGATCGCCACTTTGAAGAGATCGTCGAACAAGCAAAAAACGCGATCCCCAAGCTGCAGCCAGAGTGGGGGGATCACCGTCATCACGATCCCGGCATTACGCTTTTGGAGATGTTCGCGTGGTTGATGGAAATGCAGCAATATTATCTCAACCGGATAACCGAAAAGAACGAACGCAAATTTTTGCAGCTCATGGGTGTACACCCAAAGAACCAGTCATGTGCAATGACGGATGTAACGTTTTTCGACGTGTCAGAAGAAGCGATCCTTCCGGAGAAGACGAGATTGTTCGCGGGGAATCTTCCTTTCGAGACGGAACATTCGCTTGTTCTGGTACCGGCCAGCCTGGAGCGAGTGCTGGTTCATACAGAAAGCGGGACGACGGATGTGAGTTCATCCAATGCGCATAACGGTGTTTCCTACTACGCATTTGGCCAGGAACCGAAGACAGGAAACAAGATTTACTTGGGCTTTGATCGACCGCTGCCAGTGGGGAAAGCAGTCTCCATCGGATTGCGCCTGTTTGAGGACTATCCTGTCCCAATTGCCCCGCTTACGCCCACATCGCTTTTCGTTCCATCGGCCAGCCTCGAGTGGGAGTACTACGGACAGAACGAACGAACGCAGGAAATGGGGTGGAGTCCGTTGCCACCAATCTCGGATGAAACGATGAATCTCTCCTTCTCCGGACGAGTCCTGATCGAGCTGGAAGGAACAATGAAGCCGCTCATGCTTTACCCTGCCAATGATCGGCCGCGTTTTTGGCTCTGTGCGACATTGCGAGCAGGTCGATTCGAATTGGCTCCTCGCATGGAAAAAATCGAGCTGAACACCGTGAGTGTCATCCAACGAGAAACCTTCAGTCAAGTATGGGAGTTCGATGGAACGGGGCAAGCGGATCAGACGATCGTCCTTTCCAGTTCGCTATCGTACGACGGCACTGTGGAGGTTCAATACAAAAAGGGGCAATATTGGCAAAGTGGATGGGATCAAGATGAACCAGACCAAGCCGATACAGGCGTATTTTCGTTTCGTGTTTCGCGTGACCCAGAACAGGGCACAAAGATGATTCGATTTGGAAGTGCAACGCCAGAAGGTCGCAAAAATATTCGGGTCATCGCCTATCGGAGTGACTTTGCAGGGCAGCGGTTCATTGGAGAAAGCAGTGGATTGCCACATCAAGTGTTTCGGCTGAATGTCCAATCGATCTTGCCGGAAACGTTTGTCATTCAGGTAGCGCGTCAGGATGAAGGCAGTCCGTTGCCCGTCTGGGAAGACTGGTCGCTGGTCACTGATTTTGACCGATCAGGACCACAGGACCGCCATTTTATGCTGATTGATGCAGACGGGGCAGAAATTGCGTTTGGCAACAATGAGCACGGAGCCATTCCCGAAAGACTGGAAGGCATGGCGGGTATTCGGATCATATCGTGTCAGACAGGTCAAGGTGCGAGGGGGAATGTGCAAGGAGGTCAAATTACCCGATTCCTGCCGCTCGCCCGGCAGCGAACCATTGCGCAGGTGACGAATCCCCGTCCAGCCTGTGGGGGAAGCGAACGGGAAACGATTGATGAAGCCAAGCGCAGGATGAGGACGGAATGGAAAAAACCGCAGCGGGCCGTTACAGCAGAAGATTATGAGGCCATCGCGCTATCGACTCCCGGATTGCGAGTGGCCCGGGCGAAGGCAATCCCCCTGTACAAAGTAGGGGAAATGGGAGCTTCCGAGCAAAATGCAGCCGCTCAAATGACCGTCGTCATCGTCCCATTCAGCGATCAGCCGACACCACTGCCAAGTGAAGGCTTCCTGTGTACTGTTCGCCATCACTTGGAACAGCGAAGGCTCCTGACGACAGAAGTCCATGTAGCAGCTCCTGCCTATATCAAGGTGACCGTTTTTGCGACAATCATGGTGGAGCCTGCATTTGCAGACAAAAAGCAAGTGGTGCTACAAGCATTGCAGCGATATTTGACACCTTTGGATCTGCACAATCCTTCGACTCACCAAGGAAAAGGATGGGAGTTTGGCCGACCTGTTTATAAAAGTGATCTCTACGAGGTGTTAAACCAGATCGAGGGTGTGCTGTACGTGACGGATTTGTGGGTTTCCGCAGAGGGCACAGGCATCGTCAGGGACGAAGGGGGCGATATTGAGATTCCGCGCCATGCGCTGGTGTACTCAGGAGAGCATGTTCTGGAGCTCGTTTTGGATAGAGAAAGATAG